A window of the Juglans microcarpa x Juglans regia isolate MS1-56 chromosome 5D, Jm3101_v1.0, whole genome shotgun sequence genome harbors these coding sequences:
- the LOC121263988 gene encoding probable LRR receptor-like serine/threonine-protein kinase At3g47570 translates to MPSIFFDLPSLQIIDLAYNDQLSGVLPMDMFDHLPNLNRLSIVRNQFSGELPSTLFKCTQLQVLSLSFNNFSGRVPPEIWNLTMLAFLDLNNNNFEGAIPSALFNCKQLQSLSLSHNNFTGRVPPEIGNLTMLAGLYLGFNNFKGALPREIGNLQNLEVFTLANSSIAGSIPFGIFNISTMQYLAMEFNNLSGHLPPNIGLFLPNLQEISLANNELTGTIPSSISNASQLTHLDLSSNSFSGLIPKTLGNLRFLQLLHLGINNMTLESPDLFSSLSNCIYLRELNLFKNPLDIILPNSVGNLSRSLQNLYLSNCSIKGGIPIETGNLSSLSVLSLSYNKLEEPIPNTVGRLRLLQGLYLEGNRLKGPIPSDLCHLTNLVDIGFGGNLLSGHIPACINNLTSLRNLYLGANQLTSTVPLSLWSLTYLLEVDLQSNSLSGSLSLEIENMKTLRLLYLSRNQLSGFIPETIGGLQDLANLSLAANQLEGSIPESFGKMVSLEFLDLSGNKLSGEIPKSLEALRYLNYLNLSFNKLRGEIPKGGLFVNLSATSFMSNDALCGDTRLQVPPCKRKATGSAHILKYVLPTIGLMVLIVFLALLSMRHRKRNVRSSGGLEISPLATLRRISHQEILQATEGFSVNNLLGKGSFGSVYKGTLLDGTNVAIKVLKLQVEGAFKSFDVECEVLRNIRHRNLIKIISACSNMDFKALVMEYMPNANLDVWLYHESRHLNMLQRLNIMIDVAMALEYLHLGYSTPIVHCDLKPSNILLDEDMVGHVADFGIAKLLSDGVSLTQTMTLATIGYMAPEYGSEGIVSTRGDVYSYGILLMETFTKKKPTDDVFTGEVSLKRLVEESLFLSIMEVVDINLLGDNIDYSVMENCLSSIMGLALNCSADSPEQRIDVNSVSAKLQKIKQKFLQDIAGG, encoded by the exons ATGCCCTCCATTTTCTTCGACCTCCCCTCACTGCAAATCATTGATCTTGCTTATAATGATCAGCTGTCTGGTGTACTACCAATGGATATGTTTGATCATCTTCCGAACTTAAACAGGCTTTCTATCGTTCGAAATCAGTTTTCTGGAGAACTCCCATCCACTTTGTTCAAGTGCACACAGCTACAAGTTTTGTCGTTGTCGTTTAATAATTTCAGCGGAAGAGTACCCCCAGAGATATGGAATTTAACCATGCTTGCATTTCTAGACCTTAACAACAACAACTTTGAAG GTGCTATCCCATCTGCTTTGTTCAACTGCAAACAGCTGCAATCTTTATCATTATCCCACAACAATTTCACAGGAAGAGTACCCCCAGAAATAGGGAACTTAACCATGCTTGCAGGATTATATCTTGGCTTCAACAACTTCAAAG GTGCATTACCAAGAGAAATTGGCAATCTACAAAATCTAGAGGTTTTCACTCTCGCAAACAGTAGTATTGCTGGCTCAATACCATTTGGGATCTTCAATATCTCAACAATGCAATATCTTGCAATGGAATTCAATAACCTCTCAGGCCATCTTCCACCCAATATTGGCCTCTTTCTTCCGAATCTTCAGGAGATTTCTTTGGCAAACAATGAATTAACTGGAACAATTCCAAGTTCTATCTCTAATGCTTCACAGCTCACTCATCTAGACTTGTCTTCGAACTCATTTTCTGGTTTGATTCCTAAAACATTAGGGAACTTAAGGTTCCTTCAGCTTCTCCACCTAGGAATCAACAATATGACCTTAGAATCTCCGGATTTGTTCTCTTCTTTATCGAATTGCATATATCTCAGAGAGttaaatttgttcaagaatCCGCTTGATATCATCCTTCCCAATTCTGTTGGAAACCTCTCTCGCTCTCTGCAAAATCTTTATCTATCTAATTGCAGTATTAAAGGTGGAATTCCCATAGAAACTGGTAATTTAAGTAGCTTGTCAGTTTTAAGCCTTTCCTACAATAAACTGGAAGAACCTATTCCGAATACAGTAGGAAGATTACGCCTGCTGCAAGGTCTGTACCTTGAAGGTAATAGACTGAAAGGCCCGATCCCATCTGATCTCTGTCACTTAACCAATTTGGTTGATATTGGTTTTGGCGGTAATTTGCTTTCTGGACACATTCCTGCATGCATAAATAATCTAACTTCATTGAGAAATCTCTATCTAGGCGCCAACCAACTAACTTCTACAGTTCCTTTGAGCTTGTGGAGCCTTACATATCTCTTGGAAGTCGACCTGCAATCAAATTCTCTTAGTGGTTCTCTTTCATTAGAGATTGAAAATATGAAGACCCTGAGATTATTGTATCTGTCAAGAAATCAATTATCCGGTTTTATCCCAGAAACCATTGGTGGGCTACAAGATCTTGCTAACCTATCCTTGGCAGCCAATCAACTAGAAGGCTCAATTCCAGAATCTTTTGGTAAAATGGTAAGTTTAGAGTTCTTAGATCTTTCTGGGAACAAGTTATCTGGAGAGATTCCCAAGTCCTTAGAAGCACTTCGATATCTCAACTATCTAAATCTATCTTTCAATAAACTTCGAGGAGAAATTCCTAAAGGAGGATTGTTTGTAAACTTATCAGCTACGTCGTTTATGTCAAATGATGCACTTTGTGGTGATACTCGGCTGCAAGTTCCACCATGCAAAAGAAAGGCCACAGGATCAGCACATATACTTAAATATGTACTACCAACAATTGGGTTAATGGTACTTATAGTGTTTCTTGCATTACTCTCAATGAGACATAGGAAGAGGAATGTCAGATCGTCAGGTGGTCTAGAAATATCCCCATTAGCAACATTGAGAAGAATTTCGCATCAAGAAATTCTGCAAGCAACAGAAGGATTTAGTGTAAACAACTTACTTGGAAAAGGGAGCTTTGGATCTGTTTACAAAGGAACACTCTTAGATGGCACGAATGTTGCAATAAAAGTTCTAAAGTTGCAAGTAGAGGGGGCATTCAAAAGTTTTGACGTAGAATGTGAGGTATTACGGAATATTCGTCACAGAAATCTCATCAAAATCATTAGTGCTTGTAGTAACATGGACTTCAAAGCCCTTGTAATGGAATACATGCCTAATGCAAACCTTGACGTATGGTTGTACCATGAGAGCCGCCATTTGAATATGTTACAACGGCTAAATATAATGATTGATGTGGCAATGGCACTAGAATACCTCCATTTGGGTTACTCAACACCTATTGTTCATTGTGACTTAAAGCCTAGCAATATCTTATTAGATGAAGATATGGTTGGACATGTTGCTGATTTTGGTATTGCCAAACTCTTAAGTGACGGGGTTTCTCTCACGCAAACCATGACTCTTGCTACTATTGGTTATATGGCACCAG AGTACGGATCTGAAGGTATTGTTTCTACAAGAGGCGACGTTTATAGCTATGGTATCTTATTGATGGAGACTTTCACGAAAAAGAAGCCTACAGATGATGTATTTACGGGTGAAGTGAGCTTGAAACGTTTGGTAGAAGAATCGTTATTCCTTTCAATAATGGAAGTCGTTGATATCAATTTATTGGGAGACAACATTGATTATTCTGTTATGGAGAATTGCTTGTCCTCCATTATGGGATTGGCTTTGAACTGCAGTGCAGATTCACCTGAACAAAGGATTGATGTAAATAGTGTTTCAGCTAAACTGCAGAAGATCAAACAAAAGTTTCTACAGGATATTGCAGGAGGCTAA